The following are from one region of the Corylus avellana chromosome ca1, CavTom2PMs-1.0 genome:
- the LOC132179800 gene encoding uncharacterized protein LOC132179800 isoform X2, giving the protein MPSLQTVLPPELANNVIRLYRECLRRAKYIGQRQHNTELLVDMVRQQFKKNMLETDPEKIQKLKDDAARGLINHILYESEKMSGRKFSQSS; this is encoded by the exons ATGCCGTCTCTGCAAACCGTGCTGCCACCTGAACTTGCCAACAATGTGATTAGA CTTTACCGCGAATGCCTTCGAAGAGCTAAATATATCGGTCAACGG CAACATAATACAGAGCTTCTTGTTGATATGGTGAGGCAGCAGTTCAAAAAAAACATGCTCGAGACAGATCCAGAGAAGATTCAAAAGTTGAAGGATGA TGCGGCGAGGGGACTCATAAATCACATACTATACGAGTCTGAGAAGATGTCTGGTCGTAAATTCAGCCAGAGCTCTTGA
- the LOC132179800 gene encoding uncharacterized protein LOC132179800 isoform X1 — MPSLQTVLPPELANNVIRLYRECLRRAKYIGQRQHNTELLVDMVRQQFKKNMLETDPEKIQKLKDDWIEVPDVLKLINKHSFLYCFFDDKSVFKSLIFVSFV; from the exons ATGCCGTCTCTGCAAACCGTGCTGCCACCTGAACTTGCCAACAATGTGATTAGA CTTTACCGCGAATGCCTTCGAAGAGCTAAATATATCGGTCAACGG CAACATAATACAGAGCTTCTTGTTGATATGGTGAGGCAGCAGTTCAAAAAAAACATGCTCGAGACAGATCCAGAGAAGATTCAAAAGTTGAAGGATGA CTGGATTGAAGTCCCTGACGTTTTGAAACTGATAAACAAACACAGTTTCTTATACTGCTTTTTTGATGATAAAAGTGTTTTCAAGTCTCTAATCTTTGTCTCCTTTGTTTGA
- the LOC132165066 gene encoding UPF0548 protein At2g17695: protein MVFLCWGRPSPQEQKACINKSGAFNYDSKFRGASAKPLSFLQEDKELSKDGFLLNHSRMLVGSGLETYEKGKSALQNWRHFGLNWAFVDPKTPIQSGVKFCVCLKEFFPWLMMPLQVVYVHEKRKANKAMVSFGFGSGTLQGHLLAGEERFSIELDENNQVWYEILSFSKPAHFLAFIGYPYVLLRQKYFAHQSTNAVLKQLTGSQ, encoded by the exons ATGGTTTTCCTGTGCTGGGGTCGGCCCTCTCCTCAAGAACAGAAGGCCTGCATCAACAA GTCAGGTGCATTCAACTATGACTCTAAATTTAGAGGAGCCAGTGCTAAGCCACTGTCTTTCCTCCAAGAAGATAAGGAGCTCTCAAAAGACGGGTTCTTACTAAACCATTCTCGCATGTTAGTTGGTTCCGGTCTTGAGACTTATGAAAAGGGCAAGAGCGCTCTCCAGAATTGGAG GCATTTTGGACTGAATTGGGCATTTGTTGATCCCAAGACACCGATTCAGAGTGGAGTCAAGTTCTGTGTTTGCCTCAAGGAGTTTTTCCCATGGCTTATGATGCCTCTTCAGGTTGTATACGTACATGAGAAGAGAAAGGCTAACAAGGCCATggtttcttttggttttggaaGCGGTACCCTCCAAGGTCACCTCCTG GCTGGTGAAGAACGTTTCTCAATTGAGTTGGATGAGAACAACCAAGTGTGGTATGAAATACTTTCTTTCTCAAAACCTGCTCACTTTTTGGCATTCATTGGGTACCCATATGTATTGCTAAGGCAAAAGTATTTTGCTCATCAATCTACCAATGCAGTTCTGAAGCAATTGACTGGTTCACAGTAA
- the LOC132166914 gene encoding polygalacturonase At1g48100 translates to MDLSRTLLVIWVTASFIFQNSNNVEGRFHYHKKQKNKTPPAASPPKPPGHSSPAIPPPAIPSDPHPNDPGNSCVFDVTSFGAVGDGAADDTSAFIAAWKAACAVESGVVLAPADYSFKITSTIFSGPCKPGLVFQVDGVLMPPKGPNSWPKADSRKQWLVFYQLDHMTFTGKGTIEGNGQEWWALPCKPHRGPNGSTMPGPCDSPALIRFFMSSNLVVSGLKIQNSPQFHMKFDGCDGVLIEKLSISSPKLSPNTDGIHIENTKSVGIYNTMIGNGDDCISIGPGCSDVDIEGVTCGPSHGISIGSLGVHNSRACVSNITVRNAVIKESDNGLRIKTWQGGTGSVTGISFENIQMENVMNCVIIDQYYCLSKACLNETSAVYVTDVAFRNIKGTYDVRSPPIHFACSDTIACTNITLSDVELLPHEGELVDDPFCWNAYGNQETLTIPPITCLRDGDPQKVVELSQYGCYG, encoded by the exons ATGGACCTTTCTCGCACGCTATTAGTCATTTGGGTGACAGCGAGCTTTATCTTTCAGAACTCAAACAATGTGGAAGGAAGATTCCATTACCACAAGAAGCAGAAGAACAAAACCCCCCCTGCAGCCTCGCCCCCTAAACCTCCAGGGCATTCATCCCCTGCTATTCCTCCTCCTGCAATTCCTTCCGACCCGCACCCTAATGATCCCGGTAACTCCTGTGTTTTCGATGTAACATCTTTTGGGGCAGTTGGAGACGGTGCTGCTGATGACACTTCTGCGTTTATAGCAGCATGGAAAGCTGCTTGTGCAGTAGAGTCAGGTGTGGTCCTGGCTCCAGCAGATTATAGTTTCAAAATCACTTCAACAATCTTCTCAGGGCCATGCAAGCCAGGACTTGTATTCCAA GTGGATGGGGTGCTAATGCCACCCAAGGGACCAAATTCCTGGCCGAAAGCGGATAGCCGGAAGCAATGGCTTGTGTTTTACCAACTAGACCACATGACTTTCACAGGGAAAGGAACCATTGAAGGGAATGGCCAGGAGTGGTGGGCTCTCCCATGCAAGCCTCACCGG GGTCCTAATGGATCGACAATGCCAGGGCCATGTGACTCCCCTGCA tTAATTAGATTCTTCATGAGCTCCAATTTGGTGGTCAGCGGTTTAAAGATCCAAAATAGTCCTCAGTTCCATATGAAATTCGATGGCTGTGATGGAGTACTGATAGAAAAGCTGTCAATCTCTTCACCAAAACTTAGCCCCAATACCGATGGGATCCACATTGAGAACACCAAATCGGTTGGAATATACAACACCATGATAGGAAATG GCGATGATTGCATTTCGATCGGACCGGGGTGCTCAGATGTTGACATTGAGGGTGTCACATGCGGGCCTAGTCACGGGATAAG CATTGGAAGCCTTGGAGTGCATAATTCCCGGGCGTGCGTTTCCAACATAACAGTACGCAACGCAGTGATTAAGGAATCGGACAATGGGCTGAGGATCAAGACATGGCAAGGTGGAACAGGCTCTGTAACAGGGATATCATTCGAGAACATCCAAATGGAAAACGTCATGAACTGCGTAATAATAGACCAATATTATTGCCTCTCAAAGGCTTGCTTGAACGAAACTTCAGCCGTATATGTCACGGACGTGGCCTTCAGGAACATAAAGGGCACCTATGACGTGCGCAGCCCCCCAATCCACTTTGCTTGCAGCGACACCATTGCTTGCACAAATATCACACTTTCGGACGTGGAGCTTCTCCCACATGAAGGGGAGCTAGTGGATGATCCCTTCTGCTGGAATGCTTATGGAAATCAGGAAACCTTGACTATTCCTCCCATTACCTGCTTGCGAGATGGGGACCCTCAGAAAGTGGTAGAGCTCTCCCAATATGGTTGCTATGGATAG